ggacccagcgtggaacccagacatgtgccctgaccgggaatcaaaccggtgacatTTTGGAttgcagaacgatgcccaacccactgagccacaccagtctgggcaGTGGATGTTATTAGTGAAAGGGATAGACACCACTTATCAAGGTTAATGGCCCTGTCCCCAAGGGGTTTATGATATTGTGTAGACCCATGCAGGTGAACCCAGCAGGATGCACGCAGCAAAGCAGTAAATGGACAAATGCATGTGATACGAAGTCAGCAGAATACATGAATGTTGAAGAAACAGAGTACAGAGGAtcgtgaaaaaaaaaattagtaataatcACGACAGGCCAATAGAGAGATGAGAAAATGTTCAGCTCAGTCCTTTCCTTGAGTCAGGTAAGTTTGTCTCTAGACAGAAGTGAGTCAGGATTTGACCCAGTCCCAGAAGGGAGCAAGGGGGCAATCCTACCAACTGGCTTCAAAGGTGACTCACCAGCTAAGCAAAGAACTCAGTGCATTCCCTGACTGACCTGCCTTTCGGGGGCTACGGGGTTGTCTACAGAACTTCATCAAGATGAAGGGCTACCCCAGCAGCACCAACGTGGAGACCGTCAACGATGGTGCCGAGTCAGCCATGTTCAAGCAGCTGTTTCAGAAGTGGACAGTGAAGGAGCAGACCACAGGCCTGGGGAAAACATTCAGCATTGGTAAAATCGGTAAGATGGCCCTGAATTGCCTTCCCATTGCTGGGGCTCCGGAAAGGCAGGCATGGATGCTTGTCAGTCACTTGGCTTCTCCCAACCTCTTCTCGAGCAGCTAAAGTTTTCCAGGATAAGTTTGACGTGACTCTGCTGCATACCGAACCAGAGGTAGCTGCCCGGGAAAGAATGGTGGATGATGGCAATGGAAAAATTGAGGTAAGCCTCATGAGTCCCATCTCAGGGCCGGCAGGCAGCACTGGCCCTCCTGGCTGTCCTGCGGTAGAGGAGGGGGCCGGTGAGCCTGGGTCTGCTTTGCTTTCCCCTTCATCTCCAGTGCCTAGGGGTGTTCTCCAACAGGTGTCCTAGTCTGCAGTTTCCCCACAATTCTTCAGGGAAGTGAAAGGCAGAAACCCCAGTGAGCTGTCAATACCTCACCTGGCAGATCTATTCAAATCACCTCTGAGAGGTGATGGGGAGGCGCCCAACCAGGGACAATCCAGTTCCCCTACAGATTCAAATCATGCAAACGTGACAAGCCCTCACCACTGggaaagcagcaccagaaggggcaGGGGACTTTGAGTGGACAGACCTTAGTGCCTCACGTGGGGATTCTCTGCTAAGCACAACCCTaaccccattccctcaggcagcTGTCTTTTCAAACAGAACCCCCATCACTGGAGAACTGTGTCTCCTTCTATGCCCAGGTCTGGAGAATTGAAAACCTGGAGCTGGTCCCCGTGGAGCAGGAGTggtatggcttcttttatggggGAGACTGCTACCTGGCTCTCTACACATACGAGGTTTATGGGAAGCCGCATTACATCCTGTACATCTGGCAGGTAGGCCTGGAGCAGGCCCTTGGATTTCAGAGAGGGTGCTTCCTCTGGCCACTGAGCTGGGACAGGGGTAGCAGGGCCCATTCCTCCCGTCGCCACTGCAGGGCCGCCACGCCTCACAGGACGAGCTGGCAGCCTCAGCATACCAGGCGGTGGAGGTGGATCAGAAGTTGGACGGGGCCCCTGTGCAGGTTCGGGTTACCATGGGGAAGGAACCACGCCACTTCATGGCCATCTTCAAAGGAAAGCTGGTTATTTTTGAGGTGAGAACTCTCAGAAAACGTTACACTGTGAGCCAGAATGCTCAGAACTAAGCCAGCCAGCAGGGGCTACAAtgcaggagaggaggcaggggagcagGCTTTGGGGTAGACATGGACAAGGGGTTAATCTAAGACACTAAAGTGAATCCCAACTGCCTAGGACTTCAAGTCCAAACCACTGCCCAATTAATGTTCAAGGTCTTTCATAATCAGCCATATTACCTGTGCAGGTGCACCACCCTCAGCTCCCTAAGCTACACACCCCACTCATCAGGTGGGTCTCCTCTCTAGACCTCACACGGGCTACATgactccctgcccacctcccgcACCGAATGTGCCCCTTCAGATTCAAGGCCTACTTCTTCCACGAAGCCCTAGCTGAAGCACTACCAAAAACGTACAATGTCACGTGCTTGATATACACAAGTCTGTGGTCAAGTCCTAGTCTTGTCATTTATTAGCCAGGTTTCTAAGCCTGTTTCCCCACCTATACTATGGGATAATACCTTCACAGTTATTTGGAGGACCAATTAAATGATGCACACCGGCACCAGCCACAAAGTCTGGCATATAGCAGAGGTCTCAAAATGAAAGCTGACATTACTGGTACCGTAACTCCAGCTCACCCCGACCTCTGGCAGTTAGCTTACAACaggggtggcaaacacaaggcccttgggccgaacccggccctccacctcgttttacctggcccagcaccttgcaGCCCCGAGCTCCTTACTCCTAGttaagggtagttacatttacagagtcctaaaattatattcggccctttgaaggcaaccacgagtctgatgtggtccccagtgaaaatgagtttgacacccctggcctacgAGCTCTTCAAGGGGTGTATTTGACATTGTCTCCACAACAGCTAGCCCAGTGCTCCACTCACGTGGTGTGCCTTAAATCCAGCctatgcttctctccttctctctaggGTGGGACTTCCCGGAAGGGAAATGCTGAACCCGAACCTCCAGTAAGGCTCTTCCAGATTCAAGGAAATGACAAATTTAACACCAAGGCAGTGGAAGTTTCAGCCTTAGCCTCCTCCCTAAACTCCAATGACGTCTTTCTGCTGCGGACCCAGGCAGAGCACTACCTGTGGTATGGCAAGGTAGGACGGCGGGGCCCCGTGGCCATGGCAGCCCTGCACCACCCTCCGGTCAGCAAGGGCAAAGGAATGAAAGAGTAGGCTGCATCTTCAAAACGACTGCCTACGTTCCCTACAATTAGGCCTCCAATTAAAATCAACGACAGCACTGCTCATTCATACCCAGGAGATACACCCTCAGTTCTAAATGGACAGGGGATGAATAAAGCAATCTTCCCATACCAATTTGGTGGGTTGTAATAGGACAAGCATTACCACtgaacaaaaacactaaaaatgcgATTTTGTCAATTCAGATTGCATCTGCATTAAAAAGCactgaattgttttaaaaaagagaattaaataggaaaagatgctccacaGCATTAGCCACTAGGAAAATATAAGTGAAACCCAATGAGATACCTCGACACGCTTAGAACGGCTGAAAACACTGAAAGTATCAAGTGCAAGTAAGGATgcagagcaacaggaactctctcacggtgctggtgggaatgcgaaTATGGCCTTTGAAAAACAATCTGTTTCTTATAAAACACACACTTACCGTATGATCCAACAGTCCCACGCCTGGGCATTTACCCATGTGCAATAAAAAACTGTcttcacacaaaaacctgaacACGCATGTTTACAGCACATAGCACCTTTATTCGTAATTACCAGACACTGGAGGCAGCTCGGCtggagaatggataaagaaagtgtGACATCCACAcagtggaacactactcagcagcACAAAGAACAATCTGTTGATACCCACAGCTACACGGGGgatgctaagtggaagaagccagacccaaAGGCTCCATTTGGAGTGTATGACTCCATTATGATTTTTTGGAAAAGGAAACTATTGTGATAGAGAACAGAGTAGTGGCTGCCAGAGGTTAAGGATTTGGAAGGGTGTATGTAGCCTGGGCGAATTTTTCGCAGTGGTGAGGCGACTGTTCTGATTCTTTGTGGTGGTGGTAATGTGATTCTATGTCAAGACTCacagaactgtatgccaaaaagaGTGAATTTTCTTGTATGTAATTTATacaataagtttaatttttctgttaaaaaaattaaaagtaggtgCTAAAATTTCAACTGCAACCAAAACAAAGGTGACTCTTGTCAACACCCATTGTGAGTTTGAGTCCAGGGCTGGTCTTTGCCACCACACTGTTCTGCCACCCCCGCCCTCCACTCCAAACCCTTCCCAGCACTAGAACACACCTATACCCATACAAAAGGGCTGTGGCTTGGTGGCTGATCCTGGCTACACTAAGCTGTAGTCTCAGCAGTTCCCCCCCCGCCCCATCAGCGTGGTAAGTGCCGCTAACACCTGTGTTCTCCTCGCCCTACTCTCAGGGGTCCAGTGGGGATGAACGGGCAATGGCTAAGGAACTGGCCAGGCTTCTCTGTAATGGCACGGAGGATGCTGTGGCTGAGGGCCAGGAGCCCCCCGAGTTCTGGGACCTGCTGGGAGGGAAAACTCCCTATGCCAGTAACAAAAGGTATGGGACCACAGCAttccctcctcctggctcccCCTGCCTTCCAGACTTGTGAACTGCATACAATTTCTAAGCAGCTCAGCTCCTCCAAATGGACTGACTGTATTGCAGGCTACAGCAGGAAATCCTAGATGTCCAGTCCCGTCTCTTTGAATGTTCCAATAAGACTGGCCGGTTCACTGTCACTGAGATCACAGACTTCACCCAGGATGACCTGAACCCAGACGATGTGTTGCTCCTGGATACCTGGGACCAGGTAAGACACAGCCAGAGTGCTTGGGACAAATGACAAAGATCCTCAGAGTTTTGATTATTTTGATGTAACTCCCCTGCCAAGATAAACCCAAGGAAACTCTGGACCATCCCCAAGTCAATCAAACAATGGTCAGTGGTGACCAACGAAAAAGCCTGCATTTTGCCAGGGCTGGAGAACAGAATGCTGTTTAAAACACACCACCCTGGGAATGAATTTTCCCACCTTGCTCTGGGAAAATCAGATCATCCTATCACCAGGCACTTCTTTTTCTCAGGATCAACAGCAGTAGGGTCCAAACCCAGAGATATGGGCCTTTTAGGTCCAAAGGGGTGAAAAGGGGATACCTTCAAGGCAACCCCTCCCAACACCCATCTTCAGTTCAGCTCAGCAAACACATCCCGCACCTCCTCTGCTGTAGTCGCTGCGCTAGGCGTGCTGTCACCAAAGTGAAGAGTGCCCCTCTGCTCTGAGACTTCAtaggtgggtggagggagggggaacaTAGAAGCGTCACTGTTATGACGGAGGTACACACAAAGGTGCCGAGGGAGCACAGCTGAGTGGCTCAGGGGTGACTTCCTGAAGAAGATGCCTCCGAGGCTGCCTCTCAAAGGATAATCAGTAGGCATTCATCAGGTAAAGAGGGCATTCCCGGCAAAGGAAATAGCACAAGTAAAAACAAGTCACGAAATAGTCTAGTATACAAGGAACTACAAATAATATTATCAGAACATAAGATAGAGTTAAAACCCTAGAGATGGACTGAAGAAGCAAACATGGACCTTACCTACCCTGTGAAGTAGTTTGAGATTTATCCTGAGAAGCGACTGAATTTAAGCAGGTAAGTGACAAGGTCATACTGTGCTTTAGATTGAGCCTTCCAGCAAGTGTagaagaggaggggtgggggtgggaaccgGAGAAGACTGCTGGGAGGCCAGTCAGTAGGAGAGCTGCCGCGGGCCTGCATGGGCCGATGGAGtagggatggaggggtgggggcaagtCTGGCGAATGAGCCGGAGGCAGACTGGCCAGCCTTGGTAACTCACTGGAGATGGGGGCACCTACAGTGACTCCCAGGTGACTGCCTTAGGAATGACTGGGTGGATGCCATTCACCAAGAATGAACACACAGAGTTACAAAAGAAGAGCTACATTTTGGGGGTATTAATATTTGAGTTGCTTAGCTTGAGGACAGCCAAGAGGAGGTGTTTTGCAAGAAGGTAGATTCAAGAAGTTGAGGTTCAGAGAAAGAGCTCAGGACTGGAGATATAGGTGTGGGAGATACACGTGGCAATTAAAACGTCAAATCAAGATGATTCTGAGCACAGCTTCCTCTGCTGAGTCTGTGAATTGCTGAGGGGTTACAGAGGGCAGTGTTTATTGTCTGGTACATAGTCTCTGTTAGGAGCACATTAATGAATATTCAATCTCGACTACAACAGGTGTTCTTGTGGATTGGGGCTGAGGCCAATGCCACAGAGAAGAAGAGGGCTCTCACTACAGCCCAGGAGTACCTGCACACTCACCCCAGTGGCCGAGACCCTGATACACCGATCCTGATCATTAAACAGGGGTTCGAGCCTCCCATCTTCACAGGCTGGTTCTTGGCCTGGGACTCTCACCTGTGGAGCGTAAGAACACAGCCAGCGGGGAAGACATTCTTACTGTCGGGGAGCTCAGCGGGAAGGTGGAGTACTCAAGGGCTGAGCAAATCCAAGTCCACATTCCCCTtactccctgtcccctccctgctttctacttttctcccctttcccaggCTCCATAGCACTAAGTCCAGTTACAGAAGTCACAGCTTGTTTCAGGAATCAGCAGCCTGTACGAGTGACAATGTTTAGAAAGTACACCCACACCCACCTTTCTAGAGCTACCACCATCCTGACAGCTAGGATGAACACTGcttcccatgttacagatgaggaggcTTAGAGGAGAAGTTACTTGTCTAAAGTCACAGTTAAGCAGATTTTCTGACTCCTACTCAACTGCTCTGTCTTTAAGTCTTATAGGGAGGACTGAGGGACCACCAGCAAAGCAGCATATTATGTTTAAGTGCTTTCCAATCCTGCATGGGCCCAGAAGGgagattttcctttttgctaatcCCTGAAATGTCCCGTGATTCCCAGCATTTTTGCTCTTCTCAAGGGTACAGACTAGGCCTGAGATGGCATACATGTGCGCATGCACACGCGTGCACAGCACATCTTATGTTTTCCGTCTCTTCTTTCCAGGCGGGGAAATCATATGAACAGTTAAAAGAAGAGCTGGGAGATGCTGCTGCTATCACGAGAATCACGGCTGTGAGTTTCTTGGAGGAGCAAGTCACACAGGCAACcagagccagagagaaagagCGAATGCCGCAGATGCCACATGGGCGAAACCCCATCATGCCCGTCTTAGTGTCGCTTTAGTGGTCCGTTCTCATGTGAAGGTTGTTTTAACCAGTAGAAAAGCGGGTCTCAGAGCCCACTTTACTGTCCTCCAGAATTCAGAACAgacttgctatttaaaaaaaacacacacatcaaaaactaattttattattcaGCTCTCTCTGTCATTCAGGACGGATTCAATTTACTGGCAGCATTTTTCAGAAGTAATAAGTTTCTAACCCAAATGATACATTCATCAGTTTCTGACAGTGGAGTCCACAGAAATTCAGATCATTACACCTATTTCGATGGCCACAAAAAGTAGAGCCGCTGGCCAGGAATTCAACAGCAATTTAACCTTGAGATGAGTGCATGGCACCAGCTGTCCAAACCAAGTGGCAACTTTGTCCTTTGTGCTCTACAAACTCAAGGTTCCAAAGTTAATGGTGATGTAGCACCTTTAAAATGTATTGGAAAAAAGTATGATGTCAATTTAAAGTCATGTAAAGGCTGGAAATGTCGAGCCTAAGTGAAGTGCGGAGAGAAGGGATGCGATCACAGTATTTAAATGAGATTCAAGCACAGCATTTATGCCGAACTGGCTACGCAGGATTTACCTTAGACGTACACAGTCAGCTTTCCCAAGGGCTGAAAAATCTGAATGTTTAGATTCCCAGATGACTCTCTGACAGGCAGCCAGGTTTGGGAACAATTATTCTAAAAGATAATTATAAAAGGTAAAGTGGTATAAACcgacattttaatattatatacacAGAACTTCGAATGCACAGACCTGAACAGTTTCTAATCCTGTCTACGTTTTATCTTATCTTACCTAGGACATGAGGAATACAGCTCTCACCCTGAATTCTGAGATAAAATGTTACCCTATAGAAGTtctattgaaaaatcaaaatcagGAGTTGCCTGAGGATGTGGACCCTGCCAAAAAAGAAGTGAGTAGCTGAAGGAACTACATCTGACGTAAGTGGAGCTCTCTGTGAGGAAAGCACCTGTCTCAATGTAAGGCCTAGGACAGTTCTGGAACACCGTAAGCACTCAGTAGACACCTGAGCTACCAAGCAGCTCAAGCCAAAACCCCCGGGCTCCCTCTTGATACTTTCTCCTCACCTCAATCCATCAGCTGGCCTCTGTCCactcctctccatctctctagTGCGGGTCTGGTCCAGCCATCATGGGTACTGCATTAGTCCTCCAGCTGGTCTCCACACCACCCCTACAGCCTGTTCCCCACGTAACCACCAATGGGGTTTTAAAAGAGATGACACTGTTCTATTTAAAACACCTTGAATGGCTTCCGACTGCACTTAGAGAAGAATCCAAAGTCCTTTCCATGGCCTCCGAGGCCCCACCCAATCTGACACCAGCCCCCCTCTGATTTCATCTCACACACCACTGCCCTCTTCGCTCAGTCCCCTGCAGGCGGTGGCTGCCTTTCCTCCAACGTGCTCATGCCAGCCTTTGAGCCTTCACACTTCCTATTGTTCCTGCCAGAAAAAACCCTAACAGAGCCAACTCCTCCTCATTATTTAGGTCTCAGCTCCAAGGTCACCTTCCCAGGAAagacttccctgaccaccctaccTAACGCTGCTTCCCgcacccccactcccagtcccTTTACACTTGTTcgtcgtctgtctctccctctagTAATGTTCTTAAGAGCAAGGACTTTATCTGTCTTGTTCACCACCGTATTCTCAGCTTTTTACctcctaacacagtgcctggcagatagTAGGCACTTCTTAAGTTTTGGCTGAATGGTTTAACATATTCAtattgaatgaatggatttaTTCTCCCTTTAAAGGATTTGATTTGGGAAAGGTCTCTAGATTTTCTACAATGTCTTCTCTAACCAACTCTTGAGTACTGGATTACAACTTTCTTGAAAACAGAGGCCATATCTTAATAATTTTACTTGGATAGAAGATATTCAttaaacatcaataaataaatggtagCATTTTATGCTCTCAAGATCTCGTATTTGAAAATATCTGGATAAAAATGGCAGATAAGGGCATAAGGCAAGGAAAACTATCACTCAAGTTAGTTCTCCATTTAGCCAAAACCTAATGTCTAGAATTCACACGTAATATATATCCCGTTTCTTGTCCTTCTGACAAGAAAACTGGTGCCAGGTAAAGCTGTGAGAGCAGCGAATCCAGTCAGTTCTTCCACAGGCCCAGACGGGACCCTACAACCTGAGAAACTCCCCAGCGAACAACTGAAGTCTGTCACAGACTTCCTGAACGTTCGTCCCACTCCCCCTCTTTCAGGACCCACCCGAGCCCTGCTTCCCCCGACTCTGTCGGCAGCGCTAGGGGCCATGTCTTCCTTCTAACCGGAcaccttgttttctctctcagaacTACCTCTCTGAGCAGGACTTTGTCTCTGTGTTTGGAATCACACGAAAGGAGTTCACTGCTCTGCCTGGCTGGAAACAGCTCCAAATGAAGAAAGCGAAGGGGCTTTTCTGAGGCGAGCAGGTGCAGCACGCACCTACTGCAAGACCACGGGACAGAGCAGACCGTTGCCAACGGGGGGAAAACATGATCCACCAATCGCTGCCTACCATTCAGCGGCTTAATTTAGATAAGCAGGGTCTGAAATCACAGCACATTCTCCATTTTCTCAGCCCTGCATTCCTTactttttatatacataaaatgttaattagCCACTTTTTGATTTTTGTGGCCTTCTGGCTAAAGCCTCAGCAGAAAGCACTAAAACTACATGAATCGGGAGACGTCAAAAGTaagaggacaaaaaagaaaaaaaaaagaaattttacatatCCTtagttgaggattaaaaaaaaagcagcaacaacaacaaaaccccagtAGGTTTAAAGTGTTTACTATTAAGGCAAAAACctaagttttcaatttgaaaGAATGGTATTTCCAAAACCTATTTAACCTATAAATGACTGAAGTGAATCACATGTATACTCCAAAGCCAAAATCCAAATGCCCAGATCTGTATGTGTCAAAGCTTTTTAACTCTTCAAATAAAGATACCTGTATGAGCAAAAGGGACCTTTTCTCAGCATCAGAGGCGTGTCTATGCAGTAATGATTTGATGTCCTGTGGGAAGAAATGTCTCAGTACTGGGGAAGTAAACAGGCACTACTGAGCGAGCTCTCTGGAAAACCGGACCACTGTAATTCCTGTTTCTGGCACAAGAATGCTAAAATCTGCTTTACAGCTGTCCAGGAAACCtcagtccccacccacccacaccccatTATCCAAAAGAGAAGCAGGGTCACGTGTTAGTAATTTCAGTAACGAGGCCAGAACCAGTGTGTATACCACTGCAGAAAGCCTTCAAAGCACACCACAGACATCAGCAAGTGAACCACATTTTCCAAACAACTCTAAGTTTGAGTCAACAATTCCAAAAGATTCCATGTGGCAGGAGTAATATAGCTGGGATGTTCCAGGAGAGAAGTACAGTCCAAAGCATCACGAGAGCTCCATGCACAGAAGCAGAAAGACAGAACAAGTCAGAATTTTGGGGGATGCCATGATAAATCTATGCAAATGGGCGCATGCTGCTGTCTGCCCAGACACGGTGGGTGGGTCACCGCAGTGAGGACCACCTGCTGTTTCCTAAAACTCGTCAGGAGCAAGACACAGAAAGCTAAACCCAGCATTGTGCAAACGAGGAAAAGACTCTACTCTCTTTACTATGTAACAATTTTATTTCGTAATTTTACCCATGAAGTATAATTTCATTATAAactcaaatgaaaaacaaatccaaGAGGCTTA
This DNA window, taken from Desmodus rotundus isolate HL8 chromosome 3, HLdesRot8A.1, whole genome shotgun sequence, encodes the following:
- the AVIL gene encoding advillin isoform X2; amino-acid sequence: MELALVPLSAHGNFYEGDCYVILSTRRVGGLLSQDIHFWIGKDSSQEEQSCAAIYTTQLDDYLGGSPVQHREVQYHESDTFRGYFKQGVIYKKGGVASGMKHVETNTYDVKRLLHVKGKRNIRATEVEMSWDSFNRGDVFLLDLGKVIIQWNGPESNSGERLKAMLLAKDIRDRERGGRAEIGVIEGDKEAASPELMKVLQDTLGRRSIIKPAVPDEITDQQQKSNIVLYHVSDSAGQLAVSEVAMRPLVQDLLNHDDCYILDQSRTKIYVWKGRGATKVEKQMAMSTALNFIKMKGYPSSTNVETVNDGAESAMFKQLFQKWTVKEQTTGLGKTFSIGKIAKVFQDKFDVTLLHTEPEVAARERMVDDGNGKIEVWRIENLELVPVEQEWYGFFYGGDCYLALYTYEVYGKPHYILYIWQGRHASQDELAASAYQAVEVDQKLDGAPVQVRVTMGKEPRHFMAIFKGKLVIFEGGTSRKGNAEPEPPVRLFQIQGNDKFNTKAVEVSALASSLNSNDVFLLRTQAEHYLWYGKGSSGDERAMAKELARLLCNGTEDAVAEGQEPPEFWDLLGGKTPYASNKRLQQEILDVQSRLFECSNKTGRFTVTEITDFTQDDLNPDDVLLLDTWDQVFLWIGAEANATEKKRALTTAQEYLHTHPSGRDPDTPILIIKQGFEPPIFTGWFLAWDSHLWSAGKSYEQLKEELGDAAAITRITADMRNTALTLNSEIKCYPIEVLLKNQNQELPEDVDPAKKENYLSEQDFVSVFGITRKEFTALPGWKQLQMKKAKGLF
- the AVIL gene encoding advillin isoform X1, whose translation is MPLSSAFRAVGNDPGIITWRIEKMELALVPLSAHGNFYEGDCYVILSTRRVGGLLSQDIHFWIGKDSSQEEQSCAAIYTTQLDDYLGGSPVQHREVQYHESDTFRGYFKQGVIYKKGGVASGMKHVETNTYDVKRLLHVKGKRNIRATEVEMSWDSFNRGDVFLLDLGKVIIQWNGPESNSGERLKAMLLAKDIRDRERGGRAEIGVIEGDKEAASPELMKVLQDTLGRRSIIKPAVPDEITDQQQKSNIVLYHVSDSAGQLAVSEVAMRPLVQDLLNHDDCYILDQSRTKIYVWKGRGATKVEKQMAMSTALNFIKMKGYPSSTNVETVNDGAESAMFKQLFQKWTVKEQTTGLGKTFSIGKIAKVFQDKFDVTLLHTEPEVAARERMVDDGNGKIEVWRIENLELVPVEQEWYGFFYGGDCYLALYTYEVYGKPHYILYIWQGRHASQDELAASAYQAVEVDQKLDGAPVQVRVTMGKEPRHFMAIFKGKLVIFEGGTSRKGNAEPEPPVRLFQIQGNDKFNTKAVEVSALASSLNSNDVFLLRTQAEHYLWYGKGSSGDERAMAKELARLLCNGTEDAVAEGQEPPEFWDLLGGKTPYASNKRLQQEILDVQSRLFECSNKTGRFTVTEITDFTQDDLNPDDVLLLDTWDQVFLWIGAEANATEKKRALTTAQEYLHTHPSGRDPDTPILIIKQGFEPPIFTGWFLAWDSHLWSAGKSYEQLKEELGDAAAITRITADMRNTALTLNSEIKCYPIEVLLKNQNQELPEDVDPAKKENYLSEQDFVSVFGITRKEFTALPGWKQLQMKKAKGLF